A stretch of DNA from Allomeiothermus silvanus DSM 9946:
ATCACCTCTTGGGCGTACTGCTCGGGGGTCAGGCGGTTTTGATAGCGATGATAGCCAGGCATCCTGCCTCCGGCCAAGAACCGCTCCAGTCCCAGCCGTCGCACCAACTCGTAGCGAGCTTGGTAAAGTGCTCGAGCGATACCTCGGCCCCGATAGGCAGGCCGAACCGCTATGTCCACCCCGTACAGGGTGTTGCCTCTGGGGTTATGGGTGCGGATAAAGCCCCAGTCAGTAGCCTCGCCCCAGGAGTGGGCTGCTTCGCCAGGGTTCCACTGGATAATGAGGGAGGTGCAAGAACCCACCAGCTTCCCCTCGAGCACCGCGCACAAAGCGCCCTCCGGGAAATGCTCCACGTGTGAGCGGATCTGCTCGAGGCTCCATAGTTGCTCCTCGGGGTAGGGGGGTGGGAAGCATTCGCGCTGGATTTGCAGGAGCGCGGGGTAATCGGCCTCGGTGTAGGGACGGATAACCAAGCTCATCGTTTTTAGGATAAAAGCCGGAGCTTCCTGCAGTAGTGGCTTTCGGGCAAATTCGGCGTTACTCGGTCGCAGCAACGCGCTATACTTGCGAGATGATTTGTGGCTCGAGCGGGGCGGAGGAGCTTCTTTCGCCGCGCAGCGGGGAGGTCCGTACGTGCTAATCGCTCTCGGTGGTCTGGCTATCTTGATTTTGGGTCTCAAGCTCCTCTCCGAAGCGCTGTCGGCGCTTTTGGGGGGATCGGCCCGGCGTATTCTTACCGCCGCTACCGCCAACCCGCTGCGGGCCTGGCTGGCCGGGGTCGTAGTAGGGGCGCTTTCGCTCAACAGCTCGGCCCTCTCCCTTACTGCTATCGGTCTGGCCGAAGCCGGGATCACCCCCTTCGCTACCGCGCTGGTGCTAGGTTTGGCAGCCAAGGCCGGAGCCACGGTGGCCCTGCAACTTGCTGCTACCCCCTTGAGCGCGGTGGCCTTGCCCATCGTGGGGGTGGGGTACCTGCTGAGCCTGTGGAGCAAGGCCAAGAGCTGGGGTGAGATGCTGATTGGGTTGGGGCTATTGCTGCTAGGGA
This window harbors:
- a CDS encoding GNAT family N-acetyltransferase, translated to MSLVIRPYTEADYPALLQIQRECFPPPYPEEQLWSLEQIRSHVEHFPEGALCAVLEGKLVGSCTSLIIQWNPGEAAHSWGEATDWGFIRTHNPRGNTLYGVDIAVRPAYRGRGIARALYQARYELVRRLGLERFLAGGRMPGYHRYQNRLTPEQYAQEVISGRILDPVITPQLKAGLKPLRVVRDYLPDQESGNCALLLEWRNPERA